The window TATGTACAACGTGCGTATCGAGCTTTTGCTGCGAATGTTGGCCTGACCCtataaacaaaacaaaaatggTAAGTGTCTGTTGGTATGAATACATCCGGCGATATAGAATCAATCGGTAAATCAATTCGTTTAAATCGTTCACGACCTCGCTAGATTTCATCGATTCGGTTCTGTCGTCTACTGTGATGTCTCtctcgagagaaagagagtgtaTCGTGTGTGTGCGTGTATGTGTACGTAATGTATAATAACAGAgaataattaatatgaaaaatgtcTAATGATATAAACTGTATCAGCGTAGGGTTAACAGAACGAACATGGCAATCGTGCGAAACAAACGTGTAAACCGAACAGGAAAAACGAAGAACGTGCATAAACATTTCTATAATCAATGAAGATaaaaaacggaaatatagtTATAAATGGATCGCGCcaacaaaatgaagaaaaaaaaactgaaccttcttttttttctcacatGATTCGCGAACAATACTTATCCCCTAACGGACACATTATCATTAAGTGATATATAATGTTCAAATTCTCAAACGATTTCCACctgataaaataattcaatgatAAAAGGAAAACGCGTATaactatatgtatatacatatatacgaaaAAACTATTATCTATTCGCCCCTGAAGGCAGCCCGTTCTTAAATCATCTCCTCCCGTCTTCTGTTTTTCTATTTCTCCGCTTGCGTCGTCTTAATTATTCCGCTAATATATTAAGAAAACACGGTAAATATAACTGATGAGGTAGCGAATGAACGAAAAAACAAACTCCCTTCTCAACGTCGTTCTACCAtgttaatgaatttttctttttttccattctcGTCAAAAACGTGCCTCTTCTCTGCGTCTCGTGTTCATTTCTTCGATCAGCCGAACTCCCGGAAACGGCTATTTTGGGTTTTAGTATTATATTACTCATCTCGTACTCGATTCGCGACGATCGTTCATCATCGATCTCCTCTTCGAACGTTAACTTTTGTCCAAGATCGTCGTGCGACTTCGCAGGAGAAAGagcattatttattttattaacgacGACACACGAATGATACACAATTTTATGATGGTTTTCCATTTTGTCTATTatgttttttttctcttttttaacgTGTCGCGTGGATATATTTCAAACGATTTATGAGAAAGTACATTTTCTGAGTCGCCGTCTCGCTTCGCTGGCAGTGTGAACACAGCCTTTAAGCGATAGAACATTATACGTATATCGTATTATTGCTGATCACAGAACGTTCTTAAACGAGAAACAGATAGTTTTCGTTGATCTGCTGACCATACGTGTTTAACATCCTAATTAAGTTGTCACGACTCTGATACAGAAACCACTTGATGTATACACTGATTAATCGAATTCAATCCTCGATTATTCGTATTGGTTCCGTGACGATCATATTCCCTCTAGCAGATTGACTTTCTCGCGCGTAACATACACATATTTCTACGTATGATGTTTATGGGCAGTTTTAAGATTCTATGGCGAAGTACGAGACGAGAACGACGATGCTGGAAACGTTTAGTTTACGTGTTTTTATCCATACGCGACACGATcaactatttttcttctttgttcacgttgaattattttctccctctctctctctctctctctctctgtatgtatgtgtatatatgaGATTTTTCTGTAACAACATTTTCATCttgaagaaacaaaataaaaaataaacttcATTCGCTCTTATCACGCATACGCGACAAACGGTTATTCAAGGATTGCGTCGTCTTTCTAATCCGGTATACGTCGATTAAATCTGTTTCGTTAATAAGTTTAAGctttacatataatatatatctATGTACAACAAGTGTATAGCGTATATATGTGTGTTCTTTACTATATGCATAATACAAGGTTTTCATATCTCGGGGTTTTTAGGGAATTCGGGGAGTGTAAATGCAGTGTAGAGAATAAGTTACATACCCGCGCGGTTTTCTCATAATGCCCATTATTGGCAACAATAGGATAATAATAGATAATATATTAAGACTTcttgaagaattaaaaaagaaaaaaagaagaaaaaaaatagaacagtagaaaaagaaaaagatgaaagaaaCATAACGTAtctttctctctatctctctctctctctctttctcaaaTACTATAGCATTTCTAAAAACTCTAATTAGATCACTCTACAATTCTCTGTAATTTACCTCTTATCATCCTATCTCTCAGCCGCTCTCTCACTCATCCTTACCGTTTTTCAATTACGTACCACGCCTAAAGCTTACCCGATATATATTATCTGTTTAGCGATATCACTTGAATCTGTCATATTAACAACAATGCCCAACTGTATAGAATAAGGCCCTCGTTTACCGCCGCGTATTCGTTTACAGAACCGTTTCTTCCTCGTGATCCGGAATCAAATAATGGATTCGATTTCGCGTTTCCGTTTCGTCAAAGGGGACACGTTAAATCCGTCGTCTCGTTTAACGAGCAAACGCTAGAAAGGAAAACGTTCGATATCGATCGATGCCAGTCGATCGATCGGGAATAGACAAAAAAGGAGGTAAGGTTTGCTCGCGAACGAGACGTCGTCGAACGCGTCCCGATCAACGAGAACATCATTTACATCTGCTCACCATGGCGGTCTTAAAAATTCACACGATCCTACTAAAAGATCCAACTGCCACTTAAAGATTTCGTCTATCTCGAAATACTAATACTAAAGCCCAAAATAATTTGACCACTCTTTCGTTTGTTGCTTATGTTTTCGGCTGGTTCTATCATCATATACGCGTACGATCTTTCATCTTCACCGTGAACGATAATAATAGTAATCGTAGCTCGTATCTGTTGCACGCACGAcgattaatattcatttcgtttccgataaATCCCTTATCACTATATTACTATTCATTtatcactattattattattattattattattattattatattattactattattatattattattaaagaaatatGAAGTGCTGTTAATCTGACGAGTGTGTTTCGCAACGATGGAGCAGAAGAACGATATATTTCATCCTCTACCCGCAAAGTTGCTTTTTTCGTATTGTAATCCATCCcgtttatttattgtaaaaccCTGCGCGGAATTGTCCACgtatcaaatatatatatatatctatgttTATAGATATACGCTTATAGTATTATAGGATCGTGTAGATCGATAATGAAATCGAACCGATCGCTAGTGATTGCCGCGATCGTTGCGTATTGGTTTTCCGTTATGCGTGATAACTGGCTGACATCGGTGTGAATCACCCTGATGATATTTCATAGTTTTCGTCGGTAAATGATGTATTAATGTGCAACGAAGACAGTCGAGCAGCGTCCACTATGAGAATGATATATTCTTGCTGCTGTTTGCAATAGATCGTTCCTCGAGTAATTAGAGTACGGCGGTGCTGGTGCGATGATTTATCATTGTTAGACATCGACGATGGTAAAGCTATTGATGAAAAGTAAAACTGGAAGGATTGAGCTGTGATTCCtgatttttctccctttttttttttctttttttttgaagaTCGACTGAAGATCACAAGACGACATGATCAAATATTCCAGtgaactttttcttttcttttttttaagaaaattccTCTTCGTATTTTTCGAGAGTATATTTTGCGCGAGtgtgtttttatttattcttcaagATTTATGTTCGCATCGAGCGGATATGCTGATACCTTTAACTATGGTAGATCGAACTGTAAGAGAGATGTTCATATAGTCTACCTAGAACGTGTACGGAAAATGGAAGATTCTGCTTTGGTCTTTGGCCACCTCGTCGTGAGATGACGAATTTCGTCTTCTTTTTCGTAGgcatacttttttttctttagtctTCATCGAAAGTCTGTTAGCGAATCGCGTAGCTGTTACGCGTTAGACGCGTTTTCCTTTCTACATTCGCTGCTTTTGGGGATTTTTCGCTTTCTATCTAACGCTTGATAGTTTTACGTCCTTCGTCCATTGTCCATCGTTTCTCCTGTGAATTTTTCCGCGAAATTACAAAAGTATGTTTCGTTGTGTGTTAGCAGTCGATTAGAAGGTGATAATTGATCGAGCTTGATAAAAGTTATCAGAGATACATCGACGACACATTGGACGTTCCGTATAAAAAGAATCATTTTTGttcgttatttttcattttatataatttacgcacgtttcttcttttttttttcttttttttacttttttgttaatttcttcATCGACGGAGATTGATTTGAATCCGAATGCTTGATAAGATCTTTCGAATATTTTTTGTTCGTTTCCTCTATATTCGTGTCCCGCTGGATAATATGGAAAATCCTTAAACTTAAGCGACGAGCTTATCCTTTAAATTTCCTCAAATTCTAaccacgattttttttttctcacggtAAAATATTCTAGAATACTAACATTTAGATTTAGCGATAAATCGATTTTGTACATTTGTTTGTTGGTATTCCTTACCAGTAGATTAAGTTACTCCTCGCCTCTTAATTCACGcgcattaataatttataacgtTAAAAATcttcatttctcttctttttaagttatcattatattaataatttctattcaatcttcatctttcatttctcttcatatttttttttgcctttttttcttttttaaagattttcattttttgttactTTGTTTGATTTGTACATTCTCCCGAGCGTGCGAGCGGGTttttgtctctctctctctctccccaaaatcatcttttcttctttcccttcATGGCGTTCGAAGTGCTGAGGAATCGGCCGAAAAAGTAACTTTCACCTTCTTTTCTGTCAGCTTCCTGAGTTTCTTTACCGCGTTCAGTCTGATCAAATTCTGTTACGATTCTGTTGTTCTCCCGTTGTTTAGTTTGTTCCCGTGTTGAATTTCTCGTTgttccttcttttattttttttttatttttgatagaGTACAAGAACTATGGAGCGAGCGACGAAGTTCGAAAGGTGTTTTCCGAGCATCTTGTTTTCCTCTGTGCGTGCTTATGGTGTTTCTACATTACTGAGTCTTTAAGTATCTCATTTTCTtatcttcttcgtcttcgtctccTACGTTTCTCTTGGAAATTTCGTTTCGAAAGTTTGCGCAACGAAAAAATGAATCAAAGATTGATGAACGAGCGAAAGGTGTAAACATTCACGTGCGGGGCATATTACGAGTTAcgaactttttttttccttttcgttttattacaaaaaagagatattccaaaaaggggggggggggggtggtgGTTTTCGTTGTTGGTTCAGGTATccttttttttgtgtgtttgcTTCCAACAACAACGAAATTCGGTGAAAAGAGCGATTTTATCTCTGTACTCGCGTCGTGCTTCTCTCTGCGTTTTGTACTTCTTCCGTTTTCTACGGTGTTTCCGTGTGCGATTGATCGTTGAAATTTTGATTAGTTTTTTGGCCGAAAAACATCAAAGAAACAATTGACTTCTGATGCATCCGGTGTGCATCGTTTCAGGAGAAAGGAGCATCAGGTGATTCTCGAGGTAGCGTAAATGATCTTCTGGATAGTAAAGTGAATTATTTTTTGTTCGATAAACGAGATATGCATGTTTTATactctattattatttctatggAACGGTGTCTTCAGTGTGTCCTGTTGAATGTGTGTTTgcattttctttgaaatattttgttccTTGGCACTTTCATCGtttttctttgctttcttttatttatttttctttcttcctttttttcttttcttacaaaATGTTATTCACTtttgtttcattaaatatttacgCTTGATAAATAAGCACGGAAGCGAAGGCCTGGCGGGCGAGGAAGGCTTTCCAGGAAGCGACAACCACGAGAAAAATCGCGTCGCATAAAACTGCGAGCCCGATCGCGTTTGTCGCTCGCCGTCGAAGCGACGTGCCCTCGCCGAACTGACCTGGCGCCACCGTTTTCtccaaatatattaaatatattatacaatttatcCGACTAAAAAATCTCCTTTATTTTCCCCCCTGACGAGAGCGACAAACGCGCACAGCGCAAAAAGCTGCGCGCCGTTTGCTCtcatttttaaatctttcatcatcatcctctttctttctctctctctctctctctttcattaCTCTTCATATtacttctttctctctcacgcgcttttttattttttttttcttcttttattttaagttaATTAATCTCTCACGAAAAACACTTCGCCTCGCTTCTTCTCTTCTCATCCACCTTTCTCTTATATCTCTTATAtctctatttaaaaaatgtccTTGCCTCCTCGCGCCtcgcttttttttcctctttatttaatatcgttaaaattcatTAAGTTATTAAAAACATCTaacaaaaaaattgaaaaagaaagattcACTTAGATCTCCCCAACAATGTATCAAAAATAAACTTATTACTCTTAGATTCATTTTCTCTCTTTCGTCTTTTCATTGTTCTCTCCTCgcgtatttttctttctaaattccgttcttcttcctttcttttctgtGTTCGGTCAATTTCACGTTGGAAACGTGAAACTCTTACCGTTtccattcctttttttttccccctctgtTCTTGTCTTTCCGGCACTCCTCCTCGAGATGcagcgagaaagaaaaaaagaaaacggaacACCGTCGCATCGACGGCTTCCGTTTGTCTCTTTAGTTTCCTCTGCATACCTTCACCgccgatttttctttcttccgtaACCCACAAAACAGATGAGATGATATTCGTGCGCACACTCCAGCAGCTCTTCTCGttacacgttttttttttttcgctcttCATCCCGACAAACAAAAATTCTAACACGCCGTATATATCTCTTCCACCTGGTTCTACTACGCGTTTCCACTCGCAAAACTGGATCATGCTTTCCTATCCGCATTAAAACTCGTGTATTTTTGTACTAAACGCATACCGAATACCGTAAGGTGAAATATCGACGGGTCGACGACACGCTCCTTCCGCGGAACCGAAAACgttcgtcgtcgacgtcgtcgttgAAACGCGAACCCCGATATCAGGATTCAACGTATTAGTACTAGAGTTGAGCATCGATGACGTGCCACGATCATTCTGAGCTATTGATTTAACAGTCTAGAATACACCGGAAGTTCTGTGGATATTACTGAGAAGCTTAATTAGATGAATATTTCGAGAGCGTATCTCGTGGCACATGATCGTGCGTCTCGTCAGTCcgttaatttttcattcttttttttttggtcaCATTTATATAGATTTTATCGAACAGAGATTAGTCCGTTCGATCAAGTATGTTTCAACTCCAAGTCCTATACGATTAATCGTGCATATAAACCTTCCACCACTTTTGTCCcaaagttttccacttttcctCATCTTCActcttttctttataaaaaaaaaaagaaaaccaaaAATTTCTCTTACGCGATCGATCTTTCCGTTTCGTCTGGAAAACACTTCCCGCCCGTACGTTGCACGTGCGAACCATTCCCCGCACGAATATCAATCACGAATATTCTGTCGAAGATAAACGTATTCTCATGATTACGTTCACCTTTCGTTTCGCCAATGCCAAATGAATATGTTAAATTCGAATTTCATCCAAAAGGAGacatataaattttagaaatgGCATTCGAAAAACGTCAATGCCCAATTTTCTGAATCGTCTCGATCGAAAGATCGTCAACAGAATTATCGTGATCGATGCGCGCCTTTGGTGCCAGAGTCGTGACATCGCTGCGAGTTTCTACGAACAAGTTCGTAACGCGCTCCAACATTCGCTATCCTAACGTTTCAACACTACATTCTACGATTAAAACAAAGAGGCGGGaggaaaaaaacaaaattacaaaatttacaaaGATCGTCGATAGACGTCGATGATAggtttcgtaaaaaaaaaaaaaaaaggaagaaagaaatcgCGTAGAACCGTCGTTCCGAGGAACTCGCTGGCGACTATCACGCTCGCATCACGAGGCGAAGAACGACGAATGCATGGTAAAAGTATATTTACGATGCCTTCGCGTTGAAATTCACTTTTCCCTCCAGCGCTTTACCGTATAATCTCTCTCGCGTTCTTTCCCTCGATAAGCCTAAAATTCTACCTTGTCTGGCGTTTTctgttatcttttttttttccttgccgTTAATAATATGCCTAATCGGTAATTAATTACTTATCAATTAATAGTATTATTCAACACACGCACACTCACACACTTATTACATCCATGGTAAAGTAAAAATCCCTGAAAAAGTTTTGTGGCTTTTGCATTCTTCTCGTCTCCTCGTtttacctctctctctctttctctcatttaAAATTCTCCTCTCCTTTTATCTTCTGCTGTCAccacgttttcttttctttttttttttctccttttgttGCCCGCGATTTCTCTCGCTTGCATCCCCGTATATGTACCAACGGTCGCTTTTTCATTCTCTCTGGAACATCCTTCTCGTAGCACGAAACAGCGCCCGTTTCCTGTTACATCTCTGCACTCTaaaacgtcttttttaatttatactcgATCACTTCCAGCAAAAGTGACTCAACACCATTGATGTTTCTGCCGGTCTCCGTTCATCCTGTTCCTTCCCGTCGTTGATAACCACTCGTCGATACCCCGCGGACCGCGTACATAGTATATTGACCGCGTGTCCGTGACCCCTCTCAACTCTTCTTGGCTCTTGCAAGGAACTTGAGGCGAGTAGAGCGTACCACGACATGTGTGTGTCACGCATTTCACTTCACACTAATACGAAAAAACTCATAATCGCTTCTTTGGTATTACACGGCGCGAGAGGGGTGACGGTGGGTGCGGGATGGACGAGGGACGTTTTGGCTGGAAAAACTCTTGCCTTGGTTTTACGTCCACCGCAGAACGTGTCACGTTTCGTTCaccattttcaataattaagtcTCGTTAATTAATGTCTCTCTGCGTTGtgatatataaaaagaaaaaactgtaCCAAGAGTAGTTTTCTTTtcagttataaaaaaaaaaaaaaagaaacaaaaccgCCTATCTGTAATAGGGTACTTAGTAGAAGTAAATAGTAGTTAATAgcagtagtagtaatagtagtaatagtagtagtaatagtagtagtagtaacaTGTATAACCTAATTGTGTAATCGTTACTTAACTTCTCTGTATATTATTATAACTTTAATATTAGGtagacttctttttttttagattagttGGTTTTATCCTTTTTCTCATTTCACTTTTCTTTATCATATTAAATCTTTAACCGTAATGAATGAGGTAATAAGGTTGTGTATGCTTATTTGTTTCTTAATCATCGTATCCTATTTCATCGACGAGGTGGTTGCCGTTAACGAGTTCGTTCGAGTGTCACTCGTCGCTTCGACCCAAGAAAAATTCACAAGCGACCCTCGCAACGAAACGACGCACGCAAAGGAGGTGAGAAATCGATCTGTATCGTTCCGAAGAAGAATCGAATTCTAATTGAGAAGAATCGAAAAGATCGGAAACGGTCGAGAATCCTCTTTTGTCTCACCTCGTCTCGCGTGACGCGTTTTCGTTAAATAACGTGCACTTCCATCTAATTTCGCGCGGTACTGCATGCTTATAATCCTTTTTTCTGAAATCACGGGTCGAATCACGATCGATGGTGTTCAATTGACAATGATGAATTTTCAAACGCTCCGCTACAAAAAACtatctaaaaaagaaaaaaaaccgcTACATTTTCTAAGTTCTCGAAAATCCATGAAAAATACTTTTAACTACGTAcacgaattaaaaagaaaaagaaagaaaacaaaagaGAAGAGCAAAACACGCACCATCGACCATACTCCCCCTTTTaccattttttctcttttgattaaacgaaaataaatctgAAAAACATTACTATGGACTCCTATTTTACGTTCAATGTTTGCTCGATGGAAAGCTTTCGTGTATATCCTTCGTGCTCTCTACGAAGGATACAATGTTCCGCGAGAAGGAGGTTGCACGTAGCTTCTTAACGAGAGAATGTCAAAGCGACGAGGCCCACCCCGGCGAATAAAACGGATTCTTTGAGGTGTTGGTCGGCGTCGGGTAAATTTCAGTGACGTTACTGATTTTGCGGTTGTTGCTGGCTGGATGGCGAAGAGCTCGATTGTTGAGATGAGTGTTGTTGCGTTGTTGCGCCTCCCTGTTGAGACGTGGTACTTCCGTCTCTTCGGCTACGAGAACCACCTTCTTGGCTGCTACCACGACCAGCGCGAGAACCAGCACCACCTGCTCCAGGTGCACCAGACTGCAGTACCATAGAGCGAATTCTTCTCTGTGCCGACTGAACACAACGAAcgataaaacaattaaaattaccatttgaaTGTTGTGACAAACGAATTGTGGAAACAACATAATATTAGCCAAGAAACGTGAAATGGAAGGATATGACGATACCTGTACAGAAAAGAAGGGACCAATTATATGGACGGTGGCCTCTTCGTCGGCGGAAGGAGATGTAGATTGTTGCTCCGATAGCTTTATGACACTTCCAGTAACACGCTGCAACTCTCTAACGTTTTGTCCGCCTTTACCAATGATTCGGCCAACTTGAGCACTTGGTACGAGAATCTCAATTGTCAATCGCACATCCTCTGTACCAGCAACAAAACCTTCTTCGCGCATTTTCTCAAAGATCAAGTACTGTGCCTAGAAACAGAAACAACCAATCTTGTAACGCAGCTAtcaatttataataaacatttttatacataaaataaaattttgtcgaAGGTAGTAACGGGACCAATTATGTGCACACAGATAAGTGTGCCATTGGTACGGGTAACCCTTCGTTTTAATCTTCCTGCTCTTTCAAGACGATGCTTTTGAAAAACCGCATCTTCCCAAACTCGAGCAGGCTGTTGAAATAGTTGACATTCGTGCACTAATGATTCGATAAAAACCACCGAGTATTAGTTTGTCCGAGCTTGGAGATTTGAACGCTGGATCTTGCCGTTTGAAAGTCGGCGTTCAACTTACCTGGCCACGAGGTGGTTTAGACTTACAAGTGAATTTACGATGTCACGTTAAATTCGCGCTTGACATTCTATTAtattaagaatttttcttttatataaattttcaaatgatcaTATCGACACACGTTAAATTTCGGAGGATCACCCCTAATTCAAGaaagatatatttaattttataaatgttcGAGTTCTAAAATCAGTATTTTCAACGTGCTGCCCGCATATCGATAATCAAGCATTTAAACAGCCAATTCTGGTGCATGACGATCATTAAAAAAAACTAGTTAAGCAACGAGGTTTACCTTGATGCATATAAAACTTACCTTCCACTGAGATTCTGGCGATCCAACGATAGTCACTTTCCTTTCAGCTTGCTGATCCGCTGGTTTGTCCTGTTCGATCGGCGCGATTTTAACACTCGCACCGGAAAATCTGATGATGTTCCTGATGTGAGAACCCTTGGTTCCGATAATGGCACCTACGCTGCTGTTAGGAATGTAAAGGAAGGCAGTTTCTTGGGTATCTGTTGCCGGGACACCTTGTTGTGGCGGCAAACTAGCTTGATAGGGATACGGGGCTGGTCCTGATCCGTACAAACCAGGACCACGTGAACTGTATCCCATACCAGCGGTGGACATCATAGCCATTGGGTGCAATCCAGGGAACATCATACTCTGAGGCTGTAATTCAAACGTCAACACGTTTTATCACTTATGATATTTATACAGTTTATTAAAGAGACAGATTGAAGAGAGTGCCATCCAAGGTGAACAACTTTCTATATCTATAACAGGCACGCATTAAAGAAATCGATGATGATAAAATAGACATAACTAGagtaaaaatttatatgcagTTAAAACTATGCAAAATATGTGCAAATCGTGTATTATGCGCGACGGAATGATaaagaatgtttaaaatatgtaaaatatgcAGCAATAGCTTTAGGCAGCCTTCAAgagaaaatgttatataaaaatgtatatttgcaTAAGTACCCATAATTTTGatgcgatatatatatatatcgcatGATTTCGATATTTTTAAGCAAGTGAAAAGAATTGAGGCTATTCAAAGAACTCTGTGAATCACCATTCGCCGCATGGAGTCAGTTTCAATTTGtaagttaatttattttgtacgtAAGACTTACAGCCATCGCCTGCAAATCGTTCTCGTAGCTTTGGCGTAACTTGCTGGAGATCATGGATTCAGCTTTGCTCATGTTCTCGATGGTGCCCTTGACTGTGATGATGCGTTCGAGATTAAAGCTATTGATATCGTTGATGCTGCTCACAGTGATCTTTGTGTCTGTGTCCTGCATGATTCTCTTGATCGTGGTACCCCCTTTTCCGATTATTCGGCCAATCAGGTTGTTGTGTGCGAGGATCTTCAGTGTAATCTCGCTGTTGTTAAGAGAACAATATATTGCATTTACATTAGACATCATATTTGTGTAGAAATAAtcaaatatcaaccgaaattttTCTATCCTTACCCTTTATTTATACTGTTAGCCTCCTGCTGCATGACCTCCAGGATCTTCTTGCAGGCATTTGTACAATTCTCTGGGTTACCATAGATGGTGATGGCTTTTTCTAAGGAACCAACATTGTCCTTTCGGTGAACATCGACTCGCGCCCGCGTCATTTGAGTGATCTGGCGTATGGTCGATCCCTGACGACCGATTATGGCTCCGACCATGTCCGATTGTACAAGAATACGAAGCGGGAAATCTGTTTGACGTCCGGAACCCGAGACCCCGGAATAAGTAACGCCGCTGCGTTG is drawn from Osmia lignaria lignaria isolate PbOS001 chromosome 14, iyOsmLign1, whole genome shotgun sequence and contains these coding sequences:
- the Imp gene encoding IGF-II mRNA-binding protein isoform X3 → MSLDKFAEGGMLSKEMERLDIEEKNGDTASGAGSKVLVSNFPAHARLEDIEILFSNCGQVQSVEKLSSRDPNTQTVLVSYETQEQAQQAVNQFNGHEYEGNPLKVEMSTVESRRRGRSQRSGVTYSGVSGSGRQTDFPLRILVQSDMVGAIIGRQGSTIRQITQMTRARVDVHRKDNVGSLEKAITIYGNPENCTNACKKILEVMQQEANSINKGEITLKILAHNNLIGRIIGKGGTTIKRIMQDTDTKITVSSINDINSFNLERIITVKGTIENMSKAESMISSKLRQSYENDLQAMAPQSMMFPGLHPMAMMSTAGMGYSSRGPGLYGSGPAPYPYQASLPPQQGVPATDTQETAFLYIPNSSVGAIIGTKGSHIRNIIRFSGASVKIAPIEQDKPADQQAERKVTIVGSPESQWKAQYLIFEKMREEGFVAGTEDVRLTIEILVPSAQVGRIIGKGGQNVRELQRVTGSVIKLSEQQSTSPSADEEATVHIIGPFFSVQSAQRRIRSMVLQSGAPGAGGAGSRAGRGSSQEGGSRSRRDGSTTSQQGGATTQQHSSQQSSSSPSSQQQPQNQ
- the Imp gene encoding IGF-II mRNA-binding protein isoform X2, which translates into the protein MSKLYVGNLPSDCNEGALRQLFQDHNLSCTTILVKRGGYAFVDCTDQSVADRAIDKLNGYTYLGSALVVEPSVASGPKKRGAGSKVLVSNFPAHARLEDIEILFSNCGQVQSVEKLSSRDPNTQTVLVSYETQEQAQQAVNQFNGHEYEGNPLKVEMSTVESRRRGRSQRSGVTYSGVSGSGRQTDFPLRILVQSDMVGAIIGRQGSTIRQITQMTRARVDVHRKDNVGSLEKAITIYGNPENCTNACKKILEVMQQEANSINKGEITLKILAHNNLIGRIIGKGGTTIKRIMQDTDTKITVSSINDINSFNLERIITVKGTIENMSKAESMISSKLRQSYENDLQAMAPQSMMFPGLHPMAMMSTAGMGYSSRGPGLYGSGPAPYPYQASLPPQQGVPATDTQETAFLYIPNSSVGAIIGTKGSHIRNIIRFSGASVKIAPIEQDKPADQQAERKVTIVGSPESQWKAQYLIFEKMREEGFVAGTEDVRLTIEILVPSAQVGRIIGKGGQNVRELQRVTGSVIKLSEQQSTSPSADEEATVHIIGPFFSVQSAQRRIRSMVLQSGAPGAGGAGSRAGRGSSQEGGSRSRRDGSTTSQQGGATTQQHSSQQSSSSPSSQQQPQNQ
- the Imp gene encoding IGF-II mRNA-binding protein isoform X1, with the translated sequence MSKLYVGNLPSDCNEGALRQLFQDHNLSCTTILVKRGGYAFVDCTDQSVADRAIDKLNGYTYLGSALVVEPSVASGPKKRGSGDALPESSLGQVGSGWSGAGSKVLVSNFPAHARLEDIEILFSNCGQVQSVEKLSSRDPNTQTVLVSYETQEQAQQAVNQFNGHEYEGNPLKVEMSTVESRRRGRSQRSGVTYSGVSGSGRQTDFPLRILVQSDMVGAIIGRQGSTIRQITQMTRARVDVHRKDNVGSLEKAITIYGNPENCTNACKKILEVMQQEANSINKGEITLKILAHNNLIGRIIGKGGTTIKRIMQDTDTKITVSSINDINSFNLERIITVKGTIENMSKAESMISSKLRQSYENDLQAMAPQSMMFPGLHPMAMMSTAGMGYSSRGPGLYGSGPAPYPYQASLPPQQGVPATDTQETAFLYIPNSSVGAIIGTKGSHIRNIIRFSGASVKIAPIEQDKPADQQAERKVTIVGSPESQWKAQYLIFEKMREEGFVAGTEDVRLTIEILVPSAQVGRIIGKGGQNVRELQRVTGSVIKLSEQQSTSPSADEEATVHIIGPFFSVQSAQRRIRSMVLQSGAPGAGGAGSRAGRGSSQEGGSRSRRDGSTTSQQGGATTQQHSSQQSSSSPSSQQQPQNQ